In Nitrososphaerota archaeon, one genomic interval encodes:
- a CDS encoding mechanosensitive ion channel, producing MIVKNIINFINQFNIETARLIISLIVIIIVLIIYKFLSRTLTRVSKQLELEPHITNSLFLILRVLVIVSAIAIISTIYEVPATWFLGSSALIGAALGFGSSQTINNIIAGFYVILSRPFKVKDYIKIGDNIEGQVEEITINYTKLYTPAFNILLIPNTQVMNSRITNCTHEGFIRYVFSLSFPHGLSNEEIIKKCIEPAIEEFHEKYIDKQLRKPEYYFESLTHLSKSFRIRIFIPKGEAKTLYQLQPELLDMITKRWEAIIKK from the coding sequence ATGATCGTTAAAAATATAATAAACTTTATTAATCAATTTAATATAGAAACGGCACGTTTAATCATAAGCTTAATTGTTATAATAATAGTGTTAATAATATACAAATTTTTAAGTCGCACTCTTACACGTGTTAGTAAGCAACTTGAACTTGAACCTCATATAACAAATTCTCTTTTTCTTATTCTTCGTGTATTAGTGATAGTTAGTGCTATTGCCATTATATCTACTATATATGAAGTACCGGCAACTTGGTTTCTTGGTAGCTCAGCTCTTATTGGAGCAGCTCTTGGATTTGGCTCATCTCAAACAATAAATAACATAATTGCAGGTTTCTATGTGATTTTAAGTAGGCCTTTTAAAGTAAAAGATTATATAAAAATAGGTGATAATATAGAAGGTCAAGTAGAAGAGATTACAATAAATTATACAAAATTATATACTCCAGCTTTTAATATTCTATTGATACCAAATACGCAAGTAATGAATAGTAGAATTACAAATTGTACTCATGAAGGCTTTATAAGATATGTTTTCTCTTTAAGTTTTCCACATGGTCTTTCAAATGAAGAAATTATAAAAAAATGCATAGAGCCTGCAATTGAAGAATTTCATGAAAAATATATTGATAAGCAACTTAGAAAACCAGAATACTATTTTGAATCTTTAACACATCTTAGTAAATCTTTTAGAATTCGTATATTTATACCAAAAGGTGAAGCAAAAACTTTATATCAATTACAACCTGAGTTATTAGATATGATTACAAAAAGATGGGAAGCAATTATTAAAAAGTAA
- a CDS encoding glycosyltransferase produces MSNSLVSIIITTKNEEKYIENCLKSLKNQTYKNIEIILSDSCSIDKTVEIAKKYTNKIIIENTNIAAGRNLGAKIANGEIFVFIDADAILSTNWIKEIVKSFKISNKIVGVMGYPFPLEGSRKAEKMCKLAFLLKIFNSLKLPAVGVCAIGFAVKKETFNKIGGFYEKLNVAEDTDFFYKVSKFGKIIINTNAKTYSSFRRYEKGGYRKWIKYWMKAYAQYILTGRTLKEYISYR; encoded by the coding sequence ATGTCGAACTCATTGGTTTCAATAATTATAACTACAAAAAATGAAGAAAAATATATAGAAAATTGTTTAAAATCTCTTAAAAATCAAACATATAAAAATATAGAGATTATTTTAAGCGATTCATGTTCAATAGATAAAACAGTAGAAATTGCAAAAAAATATACTAATAAAATAATTATAGAAAATACAAATATTGCTGCTGGAAGAAATCTTGGGGCAAAAATTGCAAATGGAGAAATATTTGTATTTATAGATGCTGATGCTATTCTTTCAACTAATTGGATTAAAGAAATTGTTAAATCGTTTAAAATTTCAAATAAAATAGTTGGTGTAATGGGTTACCCATTTCCTTTAGAAGGTTCTCGTAAAGCTGAGAAAATGTGTAAGCTTGCATTTTTATTAAAAATTTTTAATTCTTTAAAACTTCCAGCAGTAGGAGTGTGTGCAATAGGTTTTGCTGTGAAAAAAGAAACTTTTAATAAAATAGGAGGTTTTTATGAAAAATTAAATGTTGCAGAAGATACAGATTTTTTCTATAAAGTAAGTAAATTTGGTAAAATAATTATAAACACTAATGCAAAAACATATAGCTCTTTTAGAAGATATGAAAAAGGCGGATATAGGAAATGGATAAAATATTGGATGAAAGCTTATGCACAATATATTCTTACAGGTAGAACATTAAAAGAATATATTTCTTATAGGTGA
- a CDS encoding SLC13 family permease, which yields MINKYFLKTIKKKRHSFGDESDMKLASIFSWIKYLYATEGRLKLTLSILAGVAFGAVMYFFGFNFTQIVASVIFLETVLATLLFWRYRLIIATIGVALFLATKTLDVKHMLEFMHFDVILFLIGMMVVVAYLKESGFFRWIAINLLKLTKWEPTLVMIVLMFLSAIFAALVDEVTSILIIMTLIFEICKFFQLNPVPFIISAVFATNIGSSATLLGNPVGILIAFEAGLTFWEFARWATPIAILCVLITIFISLKFFKLHIEEFREKIKSISLTELEKEFSFTIDKKKLKISVVLFISVISLIATHSIIETLLDLEKNAMLLIASFLFAGIVFLLSPEEIAEYVEKHIEWRTLLFFMLLFAKAGALSYVGLTKIFAEELYSITGGNYLLLLIATLYSATILSGFIDNVPVVATLIPVVKNISEYGINPYPFWWALLYAGTYGGNLTMVASTANIVSLGMLDREFRQSISLSYWLKIGVPIVLITITLGCLWLLGNIILFPY from the coding sequence TTGATAAACAAGTATTTTTTAAAAACAATTAAAAAGAAGCGGCATTCATTTGGTGATGAAAGTGATATGAAATTAGCTAGCATTTTTTCATGGATAAAATATCTTTATGCAACTGAGGGCAGACTAAAATTAACTTTAAGTATATTGGCGGGCGTAGCCTTTGGTGCAGTTATGTATTTTTTTGGCTTTAATTTCACTCAAATAGTAGCATCAGTTATATTCCTTGAAACAGTATTAGCAACATTATTATTTTGGAGATATAGGTTAATTATCGCAACTATAGGGGTTGCGCTTTTTCTTGCTACTAAAACGCTAGATGTAAAACATATGCTCGAATTCATGCATTTTGATGTTATATTATTTCTAATAGGTATGATGGTTGTTGTTGCGTATCTTAAGGAATCGGGCTTTTTTCGTTGGATAGCAATCAATCTACTTAAGCTTACAAAATGGGAACCAACGTTAGTGATGATCGTACTGATGTTTCTTTCAGCAATTTTTGCAGCTTTGGTTGATGAAGTTACATCTATTTTAATTATAATGACTCTTATATTTGAAATATGCAAATTTTTTCAATTAAATCCTGTACCTTTTATAATAAGTGCAGTTTTTGCAACAAATATAGGTAGTTCAGCTACTCTACTTGGAAACCCTGTTGGTATATTAATTGCATTCGAAGCAGGATTGACCTTTTGGGAATTTGCAAGATGGGCTACTCCAATCGCGATTCTATGTGTTTTGATAACAATTTTTATTAGCTTAAAATTTTTTAAGTTGCATATTGAAGAATTTCGTGAGAAAATTAAAAGTATTTCTCTTACAGAATTAGAAAAAGAGTTTTCTTTTACTATAGATAAGAAAAAGCTTAAAATAAGCGTAGTTCTTTTCATTAGTGTAATAAGTCTTATAGCAACTCATTCTATAATTGAAACACTTTTAGACCTTGAAAAGAACGCAATGCTATTAATAGCATCCTTTCTTTTTGCCGGAATTGTTTTTTTGTTGTCACCTGAAGAAATAGCTGAGTATGTTGAAAAACATATAGAATGGAGAACTTTACTATTTTTCATGCTTTTATTTGCAAAAGCTGGCGCTCTTTCTTATGTTGGATTAACAAAAATTTTTGCTGAAGAACTTTATTCAATTACAGGAGGGAATTATTTACTTTTACTTATAGCTACGCTTTATTCTGCTACTATACTTTCTGGCTTTATCGATAATGTGCCAGTAGTTGCAACTTTAATCCCAGTTGTAAAAAACATTAGTGAATATGGAATAAATCCTTATCCTTTCTGGTGGGCTTTATTATATGCTGGAACATATGGTGGTAACCTTACAATGGTGGCATCAACAGCGAATATCGTTTCTTTAGGAATGCTTGATAGAGAATTTCGCCAAAGCATAAGTTTAAGTTATTGGTTAAAGATCGGAGTACCTATAGTTTTAATAACTATAACTTTAGGTTGTTTATGGCTACTAGGCAATATTATTCTTTTCCCTTATTAA